Proteins co-encoded in one Nicotiana sylvestris chromosome 7, ASM39365v2, whole genome shotgun sequence genomic window:
- the LOC104234958 gene encoding uncharacterized protein: MAEKCLLMTSLAILVCHPSSTIRCFKPKGNSTSPKKEKNPSSPPQKTSSNPLENKGISKSRKVLVFNSCTNLCDSPKLNVHKPLKLLEEIVEGKPSKTIVEAIFRSGWKRGVGYTIEKILKVNHSEKVCESFEECKKMVNSRSTRSSSKRQAERVFYHGATITCSLGVHKCPRICSKKSCGLCKIIGQNYGNEKTNWPESLSTSSWSAHRKIVKQFGDHGVSKNAIIVSRVIASCRGENKGELNSIKVKRNQFDGTKEVNILNPRAILPCFVIIYSLS; the protein is encoded by the coding sequence ATGGCTGAAAAATGTCTCTTAATGACTTCTCTAGCAATTCTTGTTTGTCACCCAAGTTCTACTATTAGATGTTTCAAACCAAAGGGAAATTCCACTTCtcctaaaaaagaaaagaatcctTCTTCTCCTCCTCAAAAAACTAGTTCAAATCCACTTGAAAACAAAGGGATATCAAAATCAAGAAAGGTATTAGTTTTCAACTCTTGTACTAACCTTTGTGATTCTCCAAAATTGAACGTGCACAAACCACTTAAGCTTTTAGAAGAGATCGTTGAAGGGAAACCTTCAAAAACCATTGTGGAAGCTATTTTTCGTTCCGGATGGAAGCGTGGAGTGGGATATACAATTGAAAAAATCTTGAAAGTGAATCATAGTGAGAAGGTTTGTGAAAGTTTTGAAGAATGCAAGAAGATGGTAAATTCAAGATCCACGAGATCGTCTAGTAAAAGACAAGCAGAGAGAGTTTTCTACCATGGTGCAACGATTACTTGTTCGTTAGGTGTTCATAAGTGTCCAAGAATTTGTAGCAAGAAAAGTTGTGGTTTATGCAAAATCATAGGCCAAAATTATGGAAATGAGAAAACTAATTGGCCTGAATCATTATCTACTAGTAGTTGGAGTGCACATAGAAAAATTGTTAAGCAATTTGGAGATCATGGAGTTTCAAAGAATGCTATTATAGTTTCAAGAGTGATTGCATCCTGCAGAGGAGAAAACAAAGGAGAGTTGAATTCAATTAAAGTAAAGAGGAATCAGTTTGATGGTACTAAAGAGGTTAATATTTTGAATCCAAGGGCTATATTGCCTTGCTTTGTTATCATATATAGCTTATCTTAG